The window GAATTTATAATTAGAGGGGAAATAATTCCAGATTAAtttagatttatttaaaattgcagcttgttaaaatgtttgtttgaaaatttgaatacgagcttttatttatatatgtatTCTTTATCTTCACATCaaattctggaaaaaaaggTTCACGCAATGTGCATACACGAACAAACTCAAATATTTCATTTATGTTCATTTTTGTTCAGATTAAGAAATCCAAAACGGTTTTAGAACGTGCAAAACCTCAGTGAAGTAAAATGGAGGAAAAggcaggaattttttttttaaaaaaaacaaaatgtcaaaaataaccTCAGCTTTTTTAAGGAAGAGGGCGGAGGAGACTAAAAAAGCCTTCTCCCTTTTTTGTAATAACTTCTAAAACCGTTCTAGGGAttgaaatttggtgactttttaTTCATCATTTTAATTACGTTACGCCTGTTGCCATGGTGACTCATCGGTGAACAGATAGTCagggaacaaatttttttgttaaatattctTACTCACTGTTGCAAAGTCATATAAATGTCTAACATTTTTCAAGGTTCGAAAATATAATGATGACGTCAACTTTCGTGACTTTTAGAAGGGTTTTAAGGACCCCTCGTCAATTTAGAGCCCCCAAATTCCTCCACTTGAATAAGCCTAAGCATTATGCAAAAGGAGATGGAAATGTAGTTAGCATAGATATCCATTTTAAATTCGTAAGTTTTTATTTGAGCCATCGCATAGTTTGCAAAGATTCTACCCAAACtttgaaatgtaaattttaacgTTACAATGAAGAATGCATGTAAATTTCCCACAGTAAACAGGTAGCAGCTATACCTCTTTGAATCATTTCTCTAACCGGCCTCGTTATCACAATAAGTCTAACATTACCAAGTCCTAGAATTAGAAGAACTGCACATGATAGGGCCATAAAAGTAGAACTTCATGGCAACAAAATGCGTTGAAAATTCTTCACCACCCACCTTCACCTGCCAAAAAGTATTTCGATTTGACGTTTTactgtgttatattttttttctttttttcactaGTTTGTTTCTTAATATGTATCTACCGAACAACTCAACGTCGGTAATTAAATATTTCTCCAAAGTAACCcctttaaatatataatataattttttttttcgccacatGAGGTAAAAACAGCTGCTGTGAGCTATAAAACATGGACTAATTAAATAATCTTTAGGCGTGGTCTTGAAATGTTTTTGGtttctataaaataataattttagtaTAATAAGACTCCTTGGATGCAATAAATATGttaagagaaaagaaaaaagaaaagaaaaatttcgtGATAAAACTTTGGCAAAGTCATTGTCAAAATTAACCTTAAGATAAAATTTCTCAACGTTTTTTATTAGCAAATATTAAAATGCTATTTgcaataaaattattctttttttggaacaaaaaagaaagaaacaatTTTGTAACTTTGCTTTGTCTTCATTGTTTGGAAAACAACCAGGCCATTTTGCACAGGTGAGACGACAATTTCTTACAGGCACACAATGCAGCTGTATAGAAGGTTAAAGGTTAAATATTTCAAATAGAAATGTTGCAACACAGGTGATAGGTTGCATTTACAGAAATCTggaattataaaagtttaaTTGGAAATATATAGTTTGATATATCTTGAGGGAAAACAATTGAATTTTTGATATATATTATGGGAGAGAGATTTAGTTTCACAGCTCTTTTGAATTTCCAATTTTGAACATTCTTCCTCCTCTTGACGTCATGGATGATAAGGTATATATATTTTGGCGAGCAGAATCTTAATGCATTAATTTGTCTGCAACCAGAGAAGAATTTCTGCAGTTGTGTATGAAGATGACTTTCGTCGCGAAATTATTGGTCTTTTCACTATGTGTTGTATTGGTGTGTAGCTACAAGCTTGAAAATTCAGGTGGTAAGGAAAAAGGAGAAAATGCTTCTTCTACGTtatttaatattaaaaaaagttgaattatTATAGAATAAAATTAGAAATATGCAAGGCATATAATTAAGCTGTCATCTTTGCATATTATAGCAAAGCAAACACAATTTTTCATAAACTTCAACTACGCAAAAAATATCCATCGGCTGGACTGCATTGATATCCGGACATTTAAAATGTTCACATCAATGCTAGCCAAAAATATCAAGCTGCAAAACTCGATTCAacgttttaaaatttaactGTCAAGAAACCATATAAAAGCGGTATAACTAGGTTTTCTAACATGCACGCTATTTACAAGAACTATCTATATCCTGAGATTTACTCAACAGTATGAATGTGCCATGCATAAGCCCGCAGTCACAATCCTTATTTAAATTACGTAAGTTAGGACATGATTTATCAACCCTTAAAATTTGAGATGGATACTAGTCGTGAAAAGAATtaccaacaaaaataaaatacaataaaaacgaaCATTTAGTCAAAATCTAAACATctttttttgtcaataaaaaataaatactatgGTTTAACCATAATTTATGTCTGAATCTGTGTTAGAAAGATCTAAGCGAACACGGTTACAGTAATTACAGCCATTTATTAATATAGTTCAAAACTGCTACTTTATCTCGTATTGTGCCTCGTTATTTTATAGATGTCGACAATCATAATTCCGACTCAACCGAAAACCGTAACTTCGAATCGACGGACAATCAAAAACGTGATCTAAGTAAGCAAACTTTTTGCGTTTTTAATTATTCCAATGCATTAATCTTGACGcaataagaaaagaaaagctACCAGGAGCATCTATTTGTTCTAATGTCTAGTACAGAtacctaaaaataaataactttctataagttttttatagaaagtttcaaataaGAGCTTTGTTAAGCTGCGCCGCCaaggtttttttattagaaCGCAATacagtttaacaaaagtttgtaGGTTTAGAATTATATGCTGGGAAGAGATTTAAATTTTCATGACTActattaattaaattttattaagatATACTTTACTTTTGCTTTCTTCACCATCTTTTTTGGGTTTCGGTGGGTTCAAACCCTGTGCTAATCGTTCCAGCGAGGAATTAAGCCTTTTAAGAGTTGATATTTTAGTTGATTTTCTGATAAGGAATTTTCCTGCTCTCACAAATCGTTATCTAAACTGGAACTTCTTTATAAGatccgtttttttaaaaaaaaatcagtaaaattcTTTTCACCTTAAATAGAAATCCTAAAACCACTCGGGATTCCTTTGCGTTTTCTTGTTGATGATTAATATaaagaataatttaataatttaatagttttaaataataaatattagcACACACAAGATTTTAGGCAAACCGTTCTGGTTCGCCCCATGTTCCATCAGACCTGTAATTTCTAGAACCCAGACCCTAGATTACCACGTGCCAAATACTCCGCAGGTGTATAGTCAAACTGGATCTCAGGAAGCATAACTATTATTTCAACACTGTTTTGTCCaatttttcacattattttattgtttatttgatTCAGCATCAAGAAACGAGTTAAATCATGCCGAAGACACACGTAAGTCAAAATGACTTGTTATTCTAATTGCTGTAACTCAACAGTCTACTTGTGTTATAAAtgatacattttttttcaatgtagCGTTGAGACTTGGACGTGAAGCAAAACGAAAAACGCGTAAGTTTCGTTAACTTTTGAATAAGAGAGAAAGTGTGTTTCTGTTCTAGTTATACATTTTCCCAATTTCAAGCATTTTAAGgtaaatatcattttttaatttcttgaaaGTTTCTGATATATCTATACATTTACAATTTCAGCATTAGGGTTTAATCGTGCACGTTGGTTTCCATTAGCAACAATTCGAAGCTACATTGCACGTTTAAAACTAAGTCACGATTTGTTTTCCTTGAAACAATTCTTTTACtggcaaaattgtttttttagcgTTAAGACTTGGAAGAGAATCTGATCGTGGTCGAAATAcacgtaatattttttttcattattattttatgataTCCCATAACCAAAACAAGCATACCAAATTGCGTGGTGAACACTGGCTCCACTCTGCAATAtaccttaaaaattaaaataatcaaaGTTCAATACTAACTAACATAAAGACCAGAACTCTTTCAAGAACGCTCTCAATAAGATCTACTGAAACTTTTTCGACGCAATATTTAATTAAGGATTTAAATAGTAGGAGAATGCATAAGACACACGCAAACACCGTGCGCTAGACGAGTTGAGCGGTAGACTGATATAATGGTGCAAGTCTGGCTCATATTGTCTACAATAAAccaaataacaaatatataataaaatataataaaataaccaAATAacataacacaacaaaaaaattcgtTATTACACCTTTTACCCATCCTATGCTCTTTCAGCTTTAAGACTTGGCCGTGAATCTGATCAGGCAAGAAACACACGTAAGTCTTGGTTATCTAATGCtgtaaaaatatttcacaaCATTTCGATtcattttctataaaaaatattttagcctTACGACTTGGACGCGAATTATATCATGAAAGAAAAGACATACGTAAGTCATGAGTTAAACTCACAGCATCATAGGAATTTATGGTAAAAAATGAGATCTCTTTAGACTAAGTTCCAGTTCTGTCGTTAGTTTTCTTTGAACAATAGATGCACAACATATCAGTTGATTGAAATCAACGAAACTTATATTGCCAAATAACACCTATATTTCTATATAGCATTAAGACTGGGGCGAGAATCGGAAGATGACACTCGTAAGTTCACCAAATCTTTATCTTTTCTAAATAGCcgctctttattttattttcactgCTTAAAAGCAGGAAATATAACAGCCAACTGATTTTCCCAATCTGATTCTTGATCAAAAGAGATGTAAGGATAGAGAAATAAAGAGTTCCACAACAATACTGTATTATTTTATGATAATTCAGAGCGTTGTAAGAATTTATTGCGTTCTTGCAATTTTTAGCGATTTATATTTTTGCCACTCCAATTATATTTAGCTTTACGACTTGGACGAGAATCTAACTATGCCAAGGAAACTCGTAAGTTTCTTTTAGATAATAGAAACACAGCATGTAAATTGATTGAAATCAAATAAAACTTATAATGCTTAATATCTTTGTTTAGCATTAAGACTGGGGCGAGAATCTGATCGGGCAAGAAACACACGTAAGTTCACCAAACTTCATTTTTTCTAAATAACTGCATTTATTGGGTCTAAAAATGGGAGCTGAAACATCCCATTGCTTTTTCGGTTAAAACAATTTATATATGAAAAGAGACTTAAGAAAATCCTATAAGTACATGTCAGTGCAACGAGAGAGATTGCTACAaggaaaaaactttaaatacaaCCGCGTACATTGTTGCTTTGTCGAGCATCATATCGTGAAAAAGCAGGTTTTTATTCTGACACTCCAATTATGTTTAGCTTTACGACTTGGACGAGAATCTAACTATGCCAAGGAAACTCGTAAGTTTCTTTTAAACAAGAGATACATAATATTAACTGATTGAAGTCAATTAAAACATATATTGCAAAATAAGCATAAGATTGGGACGAGAAGGCTCTAATTCTAAAAACAACACACGGTCAagctttttttgataaatcactGTTTGCGATTTACGCTAGGAAATTTACACAGCTTTTCATCTTTAGCATTAAGACTTGGAAAACACTCTCGTTACGCTGAAGACACATGTAAGTTGCATTTGAAGAATCAATTCCATCTTACAGGCCACTTGAATATACTGTCGTTCTGTTCTAACTGAATTCACAGCAGGGAGCTATATTTCAGCTGTATTTTGATTTTTCAATGATAATATCAGTTTAATTGCAGCGTTAAATATTAATTATTccactaaaacaaaaatgatcACAAAAATTTGTTATGAAACTAAAGTAGATACATAAACGAAAGATCACTGTACCTATCAATTGCTTCATTGTGTCCTTTTAGCGTTAAGACTTGGACGGCAACACAACAAAGCCAGAGATACACGTAAGTAAAGCTAACAAACCAAGTTATTAAAATAACTAAGATTAATATTGTTAACAGAAATTCCTGTCAATGCCAATAATTGTTTTAATGGATActcgaatttatttttgtaacctTTAAGGGTTGACTCCACGTTTTATATTTATACtaacgttttatttttttttttaacaagtagcaaaaaaacaaataaattaaatttcagtAGACGCAGCCTTGTTCTGTCTTTTCTTATCTATCGTTGTCAAAAACAAATGCAATAAAGGAATCAGAGATACTATAATTgtacgtgttttttttttgttgttgtgcatTTTCTTCGcgctgtttaaataaaaaaaaaaattaatattatttgTTTCCGATTGACAAGAATGGCAATGAATTCTATGgttcattttctttatttttgttacatttataagtttttgAGTAGACATCATTCTAGACTTGTTTTTACATTACTGGTTTTGATGCTTACTACATATTTTGCGGCGTAAATTATTGCGGTTTCGATGCTTACTACATATTTTGCGGCGTAAATTATTGCGGTTTCGATGCTTACTACATATTTTGCGACATAAATTATTGCGTTATGTCAATAATTTGATGATTTTGCGGCATGAATATTGCGATTTTGTTAATTTCTGTCGAGATTTTCCCCCGTTTTAtcttaataaaaatgtttttaatgtttagcATAGTAATTTGTTTGTAtagattattattttatttacattttgcgACTTTAATTATTGCGTTTTGacatgttttcaaaaaatttgcgaCATTTATTATTACTATTCACTATGGTGTATTGCATATTGCGACACAAATTCTTGCGATTTTAAGCAAAACCCGCAATAGCTAATTTATATCTGCAACAATTTATGTCTGCAACAATTTATGTACTGATAAATACGTTCGGTTCAGTATTTTTCCCTTTTAACAGCGTGAACATTATTTTGTCTTTGTTTAGCATTGAGACTCGACAGAGAATCTGATCGTAGCAAAAACACACGTAATTTTTACCATCATGAAAATGAACTATATACTTATTAGTAAACAGAATCGCATCAAATctattttttgtgtttcttaGCATTGAGACTCGGCAGAGAATCTGATCGTAGAAAAAACACACGTAAGTTTTATCATCATGAAAAAGAACTATATACTTCTTAGTAAACAGAATCGTATCAAATATATTATTTTGTCTTTGTTTAGCATTGAGACTCGGCAGAGAATCTGATCGTAGCAAAAACACACGTGAGTTTTATCATCATGAAAATGAACTATATACTTATTAGTAAACAGAATCGTATCAATTctattttttgtgtttcttaGTATTGAGACTCGGAAGAGAATCTGATCGTAGCAGAAACACACGTGAGTTTTACCATTATGAAAATGAACTATATACTTATTAGTAAACAGAAGCGTatcaaatgtattttttgtgtttcttaGCATTGAGACTCGGAAGAGAATCTGATCGTAGCAGAAACACACTTAAGTTTTACCATCATGAAAATGAACTATATACTTATTAGTAAACAGAATATCGTATCAAATGTATTATTTTGTCTTTGTTTAGCATTGAGACTCGGCAGAGAATCTGATCGTAGCAGAAACACACGTAAGTTTTACTATTATGAAAATGAACTATATACTTGATAGTAAACAGAAGCGTATCAAATGTATTATTTTGTCTTTATTTAGCATTGAGACTCGGAAGAGAATCTGATCGTAGCAGAAACACACGTAAGGTTTACCATCATGAAAATGAACTATATACTTATTAGTAAACAGAATCGTATCAAATCTATTATTTTGTCTTTGTTTAGCATTGAGACTCGGCAGAGAATCTGATCGTAGCAGAAACACACGTAAGTTTTACTATTATGAAAATGAACTATATACTTGATAGTAAACAGAAGCGTATCAAATATATTATTTTGTCTTTGTTTAGCATTGAGACTCGGAAGAGAATCTGATCGTAGCAGAAACACACGTAAGTTTTACCATCATGAAAATGAACTATATACTTATTAGTAAACAGAATCATCTTAAACATATTTTCTAGGGCTTAAACCTTAGACCGCTCGGGCATCCGTCCATGTTACATGTTTATTAACATTGACGCTTGGATGAGAAAAAGAATATACCAAGAATACACATGAGCCAGATTTCCTTTAGAATTGTgttgtaaacttcttttacaagCAGAAATTTTAAGAGTGAGGCATCGCAattaattatattattttagCCAATTTTAACTGTTTGATATTTAGCTTTAAGACTAGGACGAGAAGACCATACTCGAAGTTAATTACATTTTTAACTTCATAATAAGTTCTGTTCAATTTCTTTTTACTAAATCGGTGGATTGTTTATCCTGCGACTCCAATTATATTTAGCTTTACGGCTTGGACGAGAGTCTAACTATGCCAATAAAACTCgtaagttttttttcacaattgaTGCACATGTTAATAGATTGAAATCAAATAAAACATATAATAATAACACCTATTTTTATTTAGCATTAAGACTGGGGCGAGTATCTGAAGACGACACTCGTAAGTTTGTTCAttaaatctttatttttctATAATAACTGCATTTTAATGGGTAAAAAAATGGGAGATGCAACATCTCATCgttttttccttaaaaacattttaatatcaAAAGAGACGTAAGACAGTCCTACAGGTACGAGTTAATGCAACGAGAGAGATTgctacaaaaaaactttatatacaACCGCGTACATTGTTGTTTTGTAAAGTTGTCCAGCATTCCAATGTAAGAAAGCAAGTATTTATTCTGACACTCCAATTATGTTTAGCTTTACGACTTGGACGAGAATCTAACTATGCCAAGGAAACacgttagttttttttttagattcacAACATTTCAAATTGATTGAGATCAAATAAAACTTATAATAATGACACCTACTTTTTTTAGCATTACGACTGGGGCGAGAATCTGAAGACGACACTCGTAAGTTTGTTCACcaagttttcattttttcaaaatagttcTTTTTCAATTCCTTTTGGCTATGTGAAAGCAGGAAATTTAACAGCTCGCTGATTTTTGCAATCAGATCATTGATCAAGAGTAACGTAAGAGAATACACTGCATACCATATGCTGGTCCTCCTTACGCAATTCCAACTGAACTGAAGTCTTTTTCTAATGACTTCACATTTTCATTTCAACACTTAGAATCTATTCTGCGTCGCTGCTGCTTTGTagagcaaatttaaaaaagagtttttctcttcgtatttttaaaattttttagaattgttatttttttgtctagcTTTGAGACTTGGAAGAGAGTCTGACGACGCC is drawn from Hydractinia symbiolongicarpus strain clone_291-10 chromosome 8, HSymV2.1, whole genome shotgun sequence and contains these coding sequences:
- the LOC130654945 gene encoding involucrin-like isoform X22, with amino-acid sequence MKMTFVAKLLVFSLCVVLVCSYKLENSGDVDNHNSDSTENRNFESTDNQKRDLTSRNELNHAEDTPLRLGREAKRKTPLRLGRESDRGRNTPLRLGRESDQARNTPLRLGRELYHERKDIPLRLGRESEDDTPLRLGRESNYAKETPLRLGRESDRARNTPLRLGRESNYAKETPLRLGKHSRYAEDTSLRLGRESDRSKNTPLRLGRESDRSRNTPLRLGRESDRSRNTPLRLGRESDRSRNTPLRLGRESDRSRNTPLRLGRESDRSRNTPLRLGRESNYANKTPLRLGRVSEDDTPLRLGRESNYAKETPLRLGRESEDDTPLRLGRESDDAENTPLRLGREYETSKDTPLRLGRESRHDMNTRLRLGRESDHAKRTPLRLGREHDTAKETPLRLGRESYHDEKDTPLRLGRGSDRNKFKQHENNQKYKRSVNDANNMAM